A region of the Phaseolus vulgaris cultivar G19833 chromosome 11, P. vulgaris v2.0, whole genome shotgun sequence genome:
tgttaatttttcacataatATGTACACAATGGATTAAATTCCTTTTTTCTTACACACTAAGTCTTTGGATTATAGACATTTCATTGACATCCTAGTTCTATGAATTTTGTTAATGATGCGAAAATTCAAGATGAGTTACTGACTACATAAACATTTTCCGTAAGAAgttgaataaatattaaaagagtttttctttgaATAGTTCTAAGAGAGAAATGAAAAAATCagtaaaacaattaaaattaatttataattactttataaaaactcatatataactttttttaaatttagacataagttatttttctttaataagacgtgaatttcatttttcttcttcttatcttTCTCCTGATGAAGTTCAGCTAAATATTTCAAcactaaaaacaaatatttcaattttgaatataaattcAGAGTTTATTTGCTCCAAACATTTAGGTTTTCGCTTTATGCACCACATAATACTACATACTAAATGCACCCCATAATACTAAATGCACCCATATTAGGTGAAAAGACtaaaatattctttcttgttCTGCCTTGCCGTCACTTACACGTTTTGGAGTGCTCGTTTCAAGACACATATCTCGAACAATTTGTTTCATAAAATCCGTTCTAAAAAACACATTCCGAAAGgtatatgttttctaaaatttgcttagaaaattgtgttttgaaaaacttgttataaaatgtatttaataaTCTTGAGACCTTCCTGCACCccaataaattgatttttttcccCATCAACTTTGTAAGACTATTTTACcctttttaaaaatgactttcatattattttttggaaatatttttgaaatatattttctgaaagtcatgaaatatatttctgagtcTGGAACATATTATTCGTTTCGAAATGTATTTTTCAGAATAAGGTTTTTAAGATTGAAATGTATTTTTCAGAATAAGGTTTTTAAGATTTGTTCCAGAAAAAACTTTTCAGAATTATGATGAATTAAATaaaggcttcttcttcctgcacccctacgtttttcttcctgcacctccacaattttgtaaatccCAAAACTGACCTTCACcgtttatttgaaaaaactaGAGTTTTTTAGGTTACCGGATATCGGGATCCAgaagtgtgctacggattcatcaatccagaaGTGATTCATgttcttttttaaataaaggGGTGTTTCGAAAGCAACTTGTTGATTTTTGGATTGCTGAATCCAGAAGTCTAATTTTTGTTACAGATTGATGGATCCGGAAGATTACCGAATTCACCAATTCGGAATATTTATGGATTTTTCAATCTGGAATGCAAAAAAGTAAATGTGGATTTCCCATTTTGTAAAATTACCGAATTGCATTGTCCAGAAAAAGAAAGAGTAGTGTGAGTCTTATGTGTATTTTGGGGTTTCTAAAAATTAGTCgggatatttttttctttgcatTATATTATGGGGGTGGAGGAAGAAAAAcgtagaggtgcaggaagaaactgccttaaATAAAACATTTGGTGATTTTACGTAATTGACGGGGTGTAAGAAGAAAGTTGacgggtgcaggaagaagaccAATCTTCTGGGGCATATAAATCTCGAGGTGGCCAGCACATGGCTCTCAGTTCTGAACCACAAAGAAATATGAATCGTCATGCAATTATGTCCCTTTTCTGTTACATGGACTAAATCAAATGTTATGAAACTGAGACATCATATTCCATAGAATCAATGTTTCGTAACGTGGCACCAAATCCAACCACTAACAGTACCATCATTTAATCTATTATTTTAAGGAGGGCCATTAAGTCGTTGTATTCGTGGTTTATGAAGAATGGCTTCTCAAAGTTTGAGTTTTCCAACAGCACATTTTACTTGCAATCGCGTAGTTCAGAAGCTTGGTTCCAAGGTTTTGTTGTGGCCTTCACCATCTCATACCAAACCCAGAAGAATTTCTTCCTCGATTCGGGCAATGGGTTCTTCCGCCTCTTCCCAGTCACACCACGCAGACAgcattgaatctgaagcaggtATAGATTATACACTCAAATGggttttcttcacttttttatttgttgattACGTTTGTTGTCTGAGTTTACAAAGAGAAAACTGTGTTGAACATGTGAATTTTGCTGGGTGAAATTAAGAATCTCAGTTCATGTTAATTGCAAATCCCTTGATCTCTCTTAATAATGCAATAATTCTTTCTAGTTGTTGTGTAGAGTTTGGATAGTCACAAAGATGATGTTGAGAAGtactgtttatttttatttaaggtaCAGTGTGACACCGATAGGAGTGTCACATTGAATCTGATGAACTACTTAACCTGGTAGTTAAGCTTTGAGAATCTCCAATCTAATGATCCAATGGACTAGTCTTGAGTTTCACTCTTCCCCTGTTGGCTTAAGTCTTAAAAGTTGGTGCTTTTATTGAAAGTTGGGTACCAAAAAGACTGCTTATAAACTAGATTAAGGTTTGAATTGAATACCAGTTTAGTGTCAACAGAGTGAAGAGTAGAATGAGCTACTTAATGTGGTATTTCAGCCACCTAATGCACTAGACTTTTAGGTTGAACTCTTCTCTCGTGCTTAAGTCCTAACAGACATAATCTAATGGGGTATACATATTCTTTGTTGAAGAATGTTTACTTTCTTAAGGTTTAATATTTTCAGTAAAATTGAATTAGTGCGATAGAATGAAGCTGCTGCGGATGTTGATCCTTAGAAGAGGGTGGCAATGATAGTTGTCACACTTTGAGGAGTAGGATGGGCTACTTAATGTGGTATTTAATCCACCTAATGCACTAGTCTTTTGGGTTGGAGTCTCCTCTCATTCTTAAGTCCTAATTGACATAATTTGATTGGGTATACATTTGTTGAAGAATGTTCATTTTCTTAAGGTTTTATATTTTCATACAACATCATCACCACTATGTTTAACTGAGTTGAAAACAACATCGCATACGTCTTAATAATAGTTGTGATTGGGATAACAGTCTCTTTCTGACCCTTGCAGGAACTGACACTATTGACTATAAATCTTTAAGTGATGAAGAGTGGAAGAAGCGGCTCACAAATGAGCAATTCTATATTACTCGTCAGAAGGGAACTGAAAGAGCCTTCAGTGGGTATGTTCTTGAACTCTATTAGGA
Encoded here:
- the LOC137819710 gene encoding uncharacterized protein, whose protein sequence is MASQSLSFPTAHFTCNRVVQKLGSKVLLWPSPSHTKPRRISSSIRAMGSSASSQSHHADSIESEAGTDTIDYKSLSDEEWKKRLTNEQFYITRQKGTERAFSGEYWNTKTPGNYHCICCDTPLFESSTKFNSGTGWPSYYQPLGNNVKSKMDLSIIFMPRQEVLCAACDAHLGHVFEDGPPPTGKRYCINSASLKLKPRQ